The following coding sequences are from one Halomonas sp. HAL1 window:
- a CDS encoding calcium-binding protein has protein sequence MINVKGTKNALPETDTSQRYVLKSGDEVSGTPRLIVGLLMGIAAYLGSIFSWGRESEPQSQPEEPAAGAAEGESQEGMVDDIASPQTVPDMPDPEPPGSTRPPVADAPGSSPLRYQGESEGAPAVVRPASGNAVAERVDRMGISPSISPIDIANPAGHRFPSPPNDNPLVEGNDPTDGDGSAVSEDATDNDSSTDSERPTDTDSSKDGDPLDPVNEDDDDEVSPTGNRAPRVSGPVYLLDVAPCAALAIALGDLLSKAEDPDGDVLSVQNLAVSSGELTEVDGGWVFQSGSGQPGPVTLRYEITDGDLTIEAVAHFSVVEQPVIVGSVVDDMFLGSLCADEIDGAGGDDNIDGRAGNDVINGGAGDDHIVAGDGDDVVFGGDGNDIIFGGAGNDHLFGGAGDDRLFGGDGDDVIFGNTGGDHLSGGDGDDLLLGGEGNDVISDGAGSDKVFGGMGNDRIVASLDADDDVYDGGAGTDTLDYSHATERLVVDLMNGVASGVEIGHDAITGFEKVLGGREADHFILGSESVALTGGTGDDVFAFASAGGVQPNAVSHVIMDFGVGDRIRISEYEIFWKADDEPEDRFEHIYRDNDDDDSPIRYRHDRDDGNEWTVIETDFEDDEMWATTVTLHGRHKLSWSTERDDGLEWLS, from the coding sequence ATGATTAACGTCAAAGGCACCAAGAACGCCTTACCCGAAACTGATACCTCTCAGCGCTACGTTCTGAAAAGCGGGGACGAGGTCTCTGGGACGCCTCGCTTGATCGTCGGCTTACTCATGGGGATCGCTGCTTACCTGGGCTCGATCTTCTCCTGGGGCCGGGAGAGTGAACCCCAATCGCAGCCGGAAGAGCCAGCCGCCGGTGCGGCGGAGGGCGAAAGCCAAGAGGGCATGGTTGACGACATCGCCTCCCCGCAAACAGTCCCTGATATGCCCGATCCCGAACCTCCCGGCTCTACAAGGCCGCCGGTCGCCGATGCTCCCGGGTCATCGCCCCTACGCTATCAGGGCGAAAGCGAAGGCGCACCCGCAGTAGTCAGACCTGCAAGCGGCAATGCAGTCGCTGAGAGGGTGGATCGAATGGGCATCAGCCCCAGCATATCGCCTATCGACATTGCTAACCCCGCCGGTCATCGTTTCCCTTCACCACCGAACGACAATCCGCTCGTTGAAGGCAATGATCCCACGGACGGCGATGGTTCTGCGGTTAGCGAGGATGCCACGGATAACGATAGTTCTACGGATAGCGAGAGACCGACTGATACCGATAGTTCCAAGGATGGCGACCCACTCGACCCCGTAAATGAGGACGACGATGACGAGGTCTCACCGACGGGCAACCGTGCTCCTCGCGTGTCAGGCCCCGTTTATCTGCTGGACGTGGCACCCTGTGCGGCGCTCGCCATCGCCCTGGGCGATCTGCTGAGCAAGGCAGAGGACCCCGATGGCGACGTCCTCTCGGTTCAAAACCTGGCTGTGTCCTCCGGCGAGCTTACAGAAGTGGACGGCGGTTGGGTGTTCCAGAGCGGCAGCGGGCAACCGGGGCCGGTGACCCTCCGCTATGAGATCACTGACGGCGACCTTACGATCGAAGCCGTCGCCCACTTTTCCGTTGTCGAACAGCCCGTTATCGTAGGAAGCGTGGTAGACGACATGTTTCTGGGCAGCCTGTGTGCCGATGAGATCGACGGCGCAGGCGGCGATGACAACATTGATGGACGGGCCGGCAACGACGTTATTAATGGAGGAGCAGGCGACGACCACATTGTTGCGGGAGACGGTGATGACGTGGTGTTCGGCGGCGATGGCAATGACATTATTTTCGGCGGCGCGGGAAACGACCATCTTTTCGGTGGTGCAGGCGACGACAGGCTATTCGGCGGTGACGGCGATGACGTGATCTTCGGGAACACCGGTGGGGATCACCTGAGCGGTGGAGACGGCGACGATTTGCTGCTCGGGGGCGAGGGTAACGACGTGATTAGCGATGGAGCAGGAAGCGACAAGGTGTTCGGCGGCATGGGAAACGATCGGATTGTGGCATCGCTCGACGCGGACGATGACGTGTACGACGGCGGCGCGGGCACGGACACCCTCGACTACAGCCACGCGACGGAACGTCTCGTGGTGGATCTTATGAACGGTGTCGCCAGCGGCGTAGAAATCGGCCATGACGCTATCACCGGTTTCGAGAAAGTGCTTGGAGGCCGAGAAGCCGATCACTTCATTCTCGGCAGTGAATCGGTCGCGCTCACGGGCGGCACGGGTGATGACGTCTTTGCGTTCGCCAGCGCCGGTGGGGTTCAACCTAACGCCGTTTCGCACGTGATCATGGACTTTGGGGTTGGAGACCGTATCCGGATCTCTGAATACGAGATTTTCTGGAAGGCCGATGACGAGCCGGAAGACCGTTTCGAACACATCTACCGCGATAACGACGATGACGATTCGCC